The Alistipes finegoldii DSM 17242 DNA segment AACTGGCCCCCGACGAAATCGTCATCGGCATGATCGCCAACTACGTCGCCGAACACAAGCACGCCAAGGGCTGCATTTTCGACGGTTTTCCCCGCACTACGGTTCAGGCCGAGGAGTTCGACAAAATCCTCGCCGGACACGGTCTTCAGGTCGACATCATGATCGACATCCACGTTCCCGAAGAGGAGCTGATCCAGCGCATCCTGCTCCGCGGCAAGGATTCGGGCCGCGCGGACGACGCCTCTGAGGAGGTCATCCGCGGCCGTCTCGACGTCTACCGCCAGCAGACGGCCGTCGTGTCGGACTACTACGCCGCACAGGGCAAATACGCATCGGTAAACGGCACGGGCACGATGGACGACGTCTTCGCCCGCATCACCGACGTCATCGCTCAACTTTAACCGCAGCGCCCCCCCCAAAAAAAACACAAATCCGGAACGCACGATGCGTTCCGGATTTTTCTTGCCCCCGGTTTTCTCCCGCTCCGCCGCTCTGCCCCTGCTCCGCCGCCCTACCCCCTGCTCCGCCGTCCTACCCCCTGCTCCGCCGTCCTGTCCCTGCTCCGCCGTCCTGTCCCCGCCCCGGCTGACCTCCCGCGCACGGTCCGACATCTCCGCCACGCCCCGTCGCCATGCCCCATCCCGCGCCCCAATCCCCCGTTCCTCGCCCCGCTCCCGCCGTCCACCCTCACACGGCCAATCACCCTTACACGCCCCAGCCCCCACATGCGGCCCTGCCCCGCCCCGGCACAAAAACGCCCCGCCCCGGCACCACGTTTCCTTTTTTTCGTTATATTTGCACTTAAGGCGTTATGGTGACGCCTTATCCCACTTAAATTTTTAATACCATGAAAAAATCCTTACTCTACGCAACGCTCCTCTGCGCAGGATTCTATGCGGCGTCCTGTTCCGACAACGAGGGGGGGGGAAAGAGCCTGACCCCGCACCCGAATATTTTCGGGTAGCCTTCGACGGCCCCGCACTGGCGGCCGAACTCAACACCGACTTCACGGCATTCTGCCGTAAGTATGCCGAATACGTCGCCGATCCCGCCGAAAACGCCTTCTCCATGCGGCCGTCGTCCGCCGCTCCGAGCATGAACATGCCCCAGCCGCCCTCCGTCTTCTACTTGGGCAGCTACCTCAAAACCCCGACCGACAGCATCCTGCTCACCCTCTGCGTCGAAAAGGACGATTACGACAACGTGAAAACGATCACGGCCGCACCCGAAGATCCGGCCAAATCCCTCGACGTCTGGCAATACGGTCTGACCGCCTCCGAAACGCTCCGTCTGGGCGCGTTCCTCGGCACCAAATACAAAAGCCCCTCTTCGTCGGGCGTATTCCAGACCATCGACGACACCCTGAACCACATCGCCCAGCACGGCACCGCCGAAACGCTCGCCTGCACGATCTTCGGCGTCGTTCCACAGGCCGCATACGCCGTCTTCCAACTCGACAACGGGGCCTTCACCGCCCGGCTCATGAACAGCTACCTTAAGCTGGACTATCCCGCAATGCGCCGCTGGCTCGGCGGCGACCACGCCGCCTTCGCTGCGGAGTACTACGTTCTAGGCAACAAGATCAACGCCTTCGGCGACCTCTACGTCTACTTCTACTATGCCAAGGACACCGCCGGCAACACCTTCACCGTCGACGTACACGCCGACAAGAACGGCGAGAAAATCTCCGAAATCGACGTCTACGTCAGCGCCGACCGCAACGACGCCGACAAGCAGCTGGCCATCTGGAAGGAATACGCCCGCGACTACGCGGACAAAGGTCTGGGCGCCTTCAAAGAGGCCTATACGACCGATTCGTGGGGCGACCGGAAGGAGACGTTCGCCGATCTTGCCGCAGCGGTCGCCCATGTCGAATCCAACGGCCGGCCGGGTCCCTTCGACGGCGGCATCATCGTCGTTTTCGAAGCCGACGGCGTCGCCACGAATCTGGTGATGAACCAGCAGTACATCTACCTGCTGATCAAGGACCCGAACTACAACGTCGAATAACCTCACACACAGCCGCAAACCCCTCCGGCAGGCCGTCCCCGGCCCTCCGGAGCGAAATTAACCGGCCGAATGTCAAAAAAAGGGGCGCTTCCTTGCGGAGGTGCCTTTTTTTTCTTACATTTGCACCCGCTGAAAAGCGTAAATTAATTTAATTCCAACAATTATGAACAATTACGAAACCGTTTTCATTGTCACGCCGGTTCTGTCCGATGCTCAGGTTCAGGAGGTTGCTGACAAATTCCAAGGTGTCATCACCGAGAACGGCGGTCAGATTGTGAACAAGGAGTCGTGGGGCCTTCGCAAGCTCGCCTATCCTATTCAGAAGAAGACCACCGGTTTTTACTTCTTGGTAGAGTTCACGGGCGAAGGCATGCTCATCAACACGCTCGAAACGCAGTACCGCCGCGACGAGCGTATCATCCGTTTCTTAACATTCAAGCAGGACAAATTCGCCGTCGAGTATTCGGAGAAGCGTCGTGCAAAACTTTCTAACAAATCGGAGGAGTAAACCATGGCACAGGAGAACAAAGCACAGTCTGAAATCCGTTACCTCAACCCGGTGTCGGTAGACGTCAAGAAAAAGAAATACTGCCGCTTCAAGAAACTCGGCATCAGATACGTGGACTACAAGGACGGAGAATTCTTGAAGAAGTTCCTCAACGAGCAGGGCAAGATCCTTCCCCGCCGCCTGACGGGTACTTCGCAGAAGTTCCAGAAGAAGGTCGCACAGGCCGTGAAGCGTGCGCGTCACCTCGCCATTCTGCCCTTCGTAACCGATTGCATGAAATAATTAAAGGAGGAAGAGACAATGGAAGTTATTCTGATCAAAGATATGGAAAATCTGGGTTACGCCAACGACATCGTGAACGTAAAACCCGGTTACGCGAACAACTACCTGATCCCTCAGGGTTACGCCAAGGCTGCCACGGCATCCGCCAAGAAGGTCCTCGCCGAGAATCTCCGCCAGCGCGCTCACAAGGACGCCAAGATCCTCGCCGACGCTCAGGCGCTCGCCGAGACCATCGCCAACCTGCCGCTGTCGCTGGCCGTGAAGGCCGAGGAGGGCAAACTCTTCGGTACGGTTACCGCCGCCGATCTGGCCGAGGCGCTTGCCGCCAAAGGCATCGAGCTCGACCGCAAGGTGATCGTCGTTGACGCCATCAAGACCGTCGGCGAATACGAGGCTGTCGCCAAACTCCACAAGGAGGTCAAGGCAGTCATCAAATTCTCGGTTACCGCCGCCGAATAATCCGGGGACGGAGGACCTGCCACCGGGTGCGGCGACAATCCCGGCAACGGGGTCCGAGTCCGGCAAGACAGTAAAAAGGAGAGCTTCAGGCTCTCCTTTTTCATTTTCGCCGGCGCTCCTTTTCCATTTCGGGCAGTTCCCGGCTCCGCCCCGGCATTTCGCATCTCTTTCCGCATCCGTCTCTCTACACTCCCCAAATTCCCCTTCACCTTCCACCGAATTTCACTTCGGGCGCCATCCGGAGCCCCGGCCACACCGTAACCGTCTGCGCCCTAATGCGGCGCGGCCGTCGGCGGATCTACATGCCGCGGCGGCACCGAGTAGGAGCGGAGCACCAGCCCCACCCCGACGAAGATCACCAAGGCGAAAATCACCGTGTCGGCGTGCAGTTTGTCGAGTCCCATGCCCACCGAAATGGCGATCGCCAGTACGGGCTGCAAATAGGTGTATATGCTCGACACCGTCGCGGGCACGCTCTTCAGCGCATAGTTGAGCATCAGGTTGGGAAGATAGGTCGGCACCGTCAGCACGAACAGCGTCGGGAAAAGCGCATGCTTCGCAATGGCGGCGTAATCCGTATGAACGATCTCCTTCAGGCCGAAGGGCAGGGCGACGACCGCCGCCACGCAGTAAAGCCACCTCAACACGGTCGTAATCCGGTATTTGGCGATCAGCCGCTTGAACCACACCATGTAGAGCGACGTAACGCAGGCGCAGAGCAGAATCATCACGTTGCCCCAGAGGTGCGAATGCTGGTGCGACGACGACGCGCCCGCCAGCACCACGGCCACGGCACCCGCCATGCCGAGCACCAGCCCCGCGATCTTCAATTTCGTGAAACGGTCCATCCCCAGCAACACCGAGAGCAGCAGCACCAGCAGCGGCACGATGGTGTCGATGATCGAGCCGTCGATGGGCGAAGTCATCGAAAGGCCGTACATGATGAACACCTTGCGCAGCACGCCGATCAGCAGCGCGGCGCCGATCAGCTTGCGCACGTCGGCCTTTGCGACCTTTTCGGCCTTCTGCCACAACAGCGGCACCAGCGAAAAGAGCGCCGTCGCGATCAGCGACCCGGAGACCATCGCCATCGGATGGACGTAACGCGGCAGCACGATGTTGTAAAAAGGGTAGTCCATGGCCCATACGATATTGCAAATCAGCAGGGCGATATGGGGTTTGAATCTGTTCATCCGTTTCGGGGTTTATCCCGCCCAAAAACAAAAACAGTGTCCGTCCTCCCGTCCCGTCTCCTTCGCGGCCATGCCGCCCGCAGCACCGCCCAAAGGCCGTCCGTCGGACGACGCGCCCGCTCCGCACCTCCTCCGAAGTGCTGCGCCGGAGAGGGCTGGCATGGAAGTTGTTTTTTAAAAGACCGATTTTGCTGCAATCGCAGCCCCCTTGCACATTAAAAACTTTAAAACGAAACGTTATGAACACCAAGAAAAACAAAAAAACCGATTCGCCCCACTTCCGTGAATTCTTCCTCGACCAGATCAAAGACGTCTACTGGGCCGAGAAACACCTTTCGTCCGGACTCAAAAAGATGAGAAAGGCCGCCACCAGCCCGAAGCTGGCCGCCGCATTCGAGAAACACATCGAGGAGACCGCAGGCCAGATCGAACGGCTGAAGCGGGTTTTCGAACTGCTGGGCAAAACCCCGCAGGCCAAGAAGTGCGAAGCCATGGAAGGACTTGTCTCCGAGGCCGAAAGCATGATCGAGGACACCCGGAAAGACTCCTATACGCGGGATGCGGGCCTTATTCTGGCCGCCCAGAAAGCCGAACATTACGAGATCGCCTCGTACGGCACGCTGAAAGTCTTCGCCGAGATGATGGGCGAGACCGAAATCGCCCGCGAACTGGGCATGATCCTCAAAGAGGAGGTCTCCACCGACTCGCTGCTCTCGTGTCTGGCCGAAGAGGATGTGAACGAAATGGCCGTGGCCGAATAATGCCCGCCCTCCGGGCCGGAAAGGCCGAACCTCCGACCCGACTATAACGATTTTCCCCTGCCGCAGATCGTCGCGGCAGGGGAAAATCGCTTCCGGGCCCTTTCCCGGTCGCTGCGTCGTGCCGTCACCGCCGCTGCGAAGGGACTTCAAACGTGGCCGGAGACGCGCCGTCGATCTTTTCGCCCCGGTAATAGACGCTCCACGCATCCTTTCCATACCCTTTGCCGATATTTTCGAACGACGAAGCCGAAGCGCCGCCGACTTTGCGGCCCTGAAAAAACACCGTCCACGCATCCTTTCCGTATCCCCCGCCGAGACTGACGAACGAACCGGCCGCAGCCCCTTCCACCTCGCGCTCCCGGTAATAGACCGTCCAGCTGTCTTTGGAATAGCCGCCGCCCAGCGTCCGGGTCATCTTCGCATTCGCACGCTGCCGCTCCCCGTACAGATAGGTATTCCAATTATCCCTGCCGCGTCCCTTTCCCAGACTCTCGAACGACGAAGCCGAAGCGCCCTTTACCTCTTCACCGCAGTAAAACACCTTCCAGTTGTCCTTGCCGTAGCCGTCCCCCAGATCGACGAACGACGAAGCCGAAGCCCCCTCGACCTTCAGCCCCCGGTAATAAACCGTCCAGCTGTCCTTGGAATACCCTTCGGGCCTTCTGTCCCGCCCCGAATGCACGCCGCCGTGCCGGGCAGCGCTCACCTGAGCGAAACACGCATCCCCGCCCGACAGAAGCGCGAAGGCGGACAGCAAAACCACTATCATTTTTTTCATAATACAGCCGTCAGTTAGTTTCTACTATTCAAACCCCAAATATACCCGCTTATTGCGCCGCGCCCAAGAAATCCGCCGAAAAATTCACCCGCCGCCACCGATTCGCAGCCATCGAGAGACTTTCGACCGACGAGAGATGTCCGAACGACGAGAGACTTCCGAACGACCGGAAACCGTCTTCTCACAACCGCCCCCCCCGACAAAAAAAGTCCGCAGGCTCACACCTGCGGACTTTCGCCTATATCGGACGGAACGCAACCGCTCCGCCCTCTCTTCCGGGGATTACTCCTCGGTCTCCTCCTTGGCAGCGGCTTTCTTGGCGTTCTTCGCCTCGGCAGCCTCCATGGCGCTCTTCAGAGCGGCCAGACCTGCGATATCGCCCAGCGTCGTCTTCTCGACCGAAGCGTTGATCTTCTTCACGGTCGATTTGGTCGCGTCGGCAGCGGCACGCTTCTCAGCTTTCTCGGCTGCAACTTCGGCGCGCTTGGCCTCCTCGTACGTACGAACGTGCGAAAGGGTGATACGCTTGGTAGCCTTCGAGAACTCGATCACCTTGAAGTCGAGCTTGTCGCCGGCCTTCGGCGTGGTGCCGTCCTCCTTGGTGAGCTGGCGTGCGGGGCAGAAGCCCTCGATGTTCTCGCCCAGAGCGACAACTGCGCCCTTGTCGGTCATCTCGGTAATCGTACCCTCGTGGATGCTGTCCACCGAGAACTGGTTTTCGAACTCGTTCCACGGGTTCTCCTCCAGCTGCTTGTGGCCCAGCGACAGACGACGGTTCTCCTTGTCGATCTCCAGCACCACGACCTCGATATCCGCGCCTACCGACGTGAATTCGCCGGGGTGCTTCACCTTCTTGGTCCAGCTCAGGTCCGAAATGTGGATCAGGCCGTCGATACCCTCCTCGATCTCTACGAAAATACCGAAGTTGGTGAAGTTGCGAACCTTGGCCGTGCACTTCGTGCCGACGGGATATTTGGTTTCGATATTCTCCCACGGATCGGGCGTAAGCTGCTTGATGCCGAGCGACATCTTGCGCTCCTCACGGTCGAGCGTCAGGATAACGGCCTCGACCTCGTCGCCGACCTTCATGAACTCCTGCGCCGAACGCAGGTGCTGGCTCCACGACATCTCCGACACGTGGATCAGACCCTCCACGCCGGGAGCGATCTCCACGAACGCGCCGTAATCGGCCATCACGACCACGCGGCCCTTGACCTTGTCGCCGACCTTGAGGTTCTGGTCGAGCGCCTCCCACGGATGAGCCGTAAGCTGCTTCAGACCCAGTGCGATACGCTTCTTGGCGTCGTCGAAGTCGAGGATCACGACCTGAATCTTCTGGTCGAGCGCCACGATCTCTTCGGGATGGTTCACGCGGCCCCACGAAAGGTCCGTGATGTGGATCAGACCGTCCACACCGCCCAGATCGACGAATACGCCGTACGAAGTGATGTTCTTGACGGTACCTTCGAGAATCTGGCCCTTTTCGAGTTTCGACATGATGACCTGCTTCTGGGCCTCAAGCTCGGCCTCGATGAGCGCCTTGTGCGAAACGACCACGTTGCGGAACTCCTGATTGATCTTGACGACCTTGAATTCCATGGTCTTGTCCACGTATACGTCGTAGTCGCGGATCGGCTTCACGTCGATCTGCGAACCGGGCAGGAACGCCTCGATGCCGAATACGTCTACGATCATACCGCCCTTGGTGCGGCACTTGATGTAACCCTTGATGATTTCGTCCTTTTCGAGGGCCTCGTTCACACGGTCCCACGACTTGAGCTGACGGGCCTTCTTGTGCGAAAGGGCCAGCTGGCCGTTCTTGTCCTCGGCCGACTCGACATACACTTCGATTTTGTCGCCCACCGCCAGATCGGGGTTGTAACGGAACTCGGAAACGGGGATGACGCCCTCGCTTTTGTAGCCGATGTTCACAAGAACCTCACGCTTGGTTATGCCGGTTACGGTACCTTCCACGACTTCGCCGACATTGACGTTCGAAAGCGTCTTGTCATACGCTTCGGCAATCTCCTCCTTGGGCTGCGAATAGACGCCCAGATCGTTTTCAAATGCGTTCCAGTCGAAATTCTCGTTTGCGACTACAGTTTTCGTTTCTTCCATAACGGAAATACTTTGTGCGATACAATCGCTCGTTAAATGATTAATAATGAAATTCATAGCCCCTCATCCGCGCCTCGTGCGCGCATACGGGGAGTGCAAAGATACTCTTTTCAACTGAAAAAATGAAAGATTGAGCGCAAAAAATCGCTTACCGACAGTTTTTTACACCTTCCGACCGCGGGCACGCCCCGGACGACTCCGCCGCCGCGCCCGCACACTTTCCGGCCGACCGGTCGCGCAGCCGGGACACAGCCGCAAATGCTTTTCCCGCCCGTCGCAGGCCCCGGTCACAAACCACTGTTCCGTCCGGACGCAGGCCGTCCCGTCCGCAGGCCTACTTCCGCCGCACCCGCTGCCGCGGCGTGTTGTCGATCCGGAGCGGAGAGTCCTCCTCCAGCTCTTCGAGCAGAAGCCCGGTCACATCCTCCTCGGTAATCTTGCCGTCGGTGTAATTCAGGTCGTTGTAATTCTTGTAGACGTAATCGCTGACGGCGACCGTGTAGACCTTCCCTTCGCGCAACTTGGGGAACTCCACGTCGAGCGCATTGTCCGCCTGATCGGTAACGATCACATAGGGCGTTGTCGAAATCAGGTCGATGCGGTGCGCCTCCTTGACGTTCACCGGATCGTTGTATTTCGAAACGATCATCCTCCGCATATCCGCCGGCGTCATCTTCATCTCGGCCACCAGCGTCCCGAACGGCTCCAGCCCGTATACGCTGGCCGCGCTCACGCCGCCCGCGGGAATCGAGTCGAGCCGCACGCCCCCGATGTGGTAGAATCCGACCTCGGCGTCGATCCCGTCGGCCACCGCCCCGGCCATCCAGTTCGCCAGCCCCCATTTGTTCGCGGCGTTCCCGAACTCGCCCATCGGTCTGTTCAGCTCCGGATTGGCGTAACAGGCGTCCACCTGCTTCTGGAAAACCGGATCAGGCTCGTAACCGGCCAGCGGCACGAGCCGGAAATCCACGCCGGCGACCTTCCTGCCCTTCATGCGTATCGTCGTGACGCCTATGTTCCGCAGATCCTTCCCCGTCTGCGTGAGCAGCGTGCCGCCGATCAGCGTATCGACCTCCTCGTGCGTGTGCCCGCCGATCACCACGTCGTACTGCGAAGCGCCCCCGGCGAGCAGTTCCCGGTCGCGGTCGTCGCCCATGTGCGAAACGAGCACCAGCACGTCGCACTTCGGGCGCAGCTCGGCGGCGTATTTCAACGCCATCTGCTGCGGATCGGGAAAGGTCAGCCCCGCGAAGCTCGACGCATTGCCCGCCGGATGCCCCGGCCCCTCGTAGTTGGTCACCACGCCGACGAATCCGATGCGGAATCCGCCCTCTTCGAGCACCGTGTAAGGCGGCAGCGGAGGAAAGGAGCAGGTGTCGCTCACTACATTGGCGCACACCACCTCGAAATCCATGCTGTCTATCATCCGGCCCAGAAACGCCTGCCCGTGGTCGAATTCGTGGTTACCGAGCGTCGCCACGTCATACCCCAGCCTGTTCATCAGCGCGATCATCGGCATCCCCGGCGTCGCCGCCCGGTCTACGTAGGCGTTGCCCGTCCAGCGGTCGCCGGCATCGACCAGCACCACCAGCTGCGCCGTGTCGCGGCACGCCTCGACGGCCGCCGCCAGACGCGGGAAGTTCCGGATTTTGGCGTGCATGTCGTTCGTCGACAGCAAAACGAGCGTCCGCTCGCGGGGGGCGCAGGCCGCCGCGAGCGCCGCCGTGACGATCAGAACCGTGCGGAGTATTCTTTCCATAATATCGTTTTTGAGTTTGTCAAAGTTACAAATAATTCATATCTTTACACTTCATTCAGCAGAAAAACTTATGGCAGACAGCATCAAAGTCATATGCGACAACCTCGGAGGTCCGATCCGGGTGGCGATGGGCACCCCGCTCTCCGACGTGGCCGCACAGCTGACGCCGGGACGCTACCCGTTCCTCGCGGCGTTCGTGAACAACCGCATCAAGGAGCTCAACTACAAAATATATACCCCGGTGACGGTCCGCTTCGTGGACATCACCGACTTCGCGGGCATCCGCGTCTACCAGCGCACCTCGTGGTTCATCCTCCAGAAGGCCGCACGCACGCTCTTTCCGGGACATACGCTCCATATCCGCCACTCGATGGGCCAGAGCGGCTTCTACTGCGAGCTCGAAGGGCTCGACGAGTTCACCCACGAACAGGCCGCAGCGCTCGAAGGGCACATGCGCGAAGTGGTGGCGCAGAACCTCCCCATCGAGCGCACCAAGGTGCTCACGAGCGAGCTCCGCGCCATCTACGCCGAACAGGGCTTCGACGACAAGACGGCGCTGCTCGACACCCGTCCGCGGCTCTACAGCGACCTGTACACGCTGGACGGCACGGCCGGCTACTTCTACGGGGCGCTGGCCCCCTCGACGGGCTACATCGACCGCTTCTGCATCGAACCCTACTACAAGGGCTTCTATCTGGCCCTGCCCCTGCGGACGAACCCCGGCGTGCTCAACAAGAACGTCCAGCAGGAGAAGATGTTCGGCATTTTTCAGGAGTACCAGTCATGGGTCCGGATCATGGGCGTCCCCACCGTGGGCGACGTCAATTCGAAGGTGCTCGCGGGCGACGCCGGCGGCATGATAAAACTCGCCGAAGCGTTCCACGAACGCAAATTCGCATGGGTCGCCGACACCATCTACGACGCCAACCTCTCGCGCGGCGTGCGCATCGTGCTTATCTCCGGTCCCTCGTCGAGCGGCAAGACCACCTCGGCCAAGCGGCTGGGCATCCAGCTGGGCGTGCTGGGGCTGAAACCGGTGCTGATCTCGCTCGACGACTACTTCGTGGACCGCGAAAAGACCCCGAAGGACGCCGACGGCGAGTATGACTACGAAGCGCTCGAAGCCATCGACCTCGAACTGTTCAACGACCACCTCCGCCGCCTGATGCGCGGCGAGAGCGTCGATATTCCGCGCTACAACTTCATCACGGGACGCCGCATGCAGCACAACGACCCGCTGACGCTCGACGAGCGTTCGATCCTGATCGTCGAAGGCATCCACGGACTCAATCCCCGTCTCACGCCGGGCGTTCCCGAAGAGCAGAAGTTCCGCATCTACATCTCCTGCTTCACGTCGGTGGCCATGGACAACCTCTCGCGCATCGCCACCACCGACAACCGCCTGCTGCGCCGCCTGACGCGCGACTACCGGCAGCGGGGCGCCGACGCGCTGGCCACGCTCTCGCGCTGGGCCTCGGTCCGCCGCGGCGAGGAGAAGCACATCTTCCCCTATCAGGAGAACGCCGACGTCATGCTCAACTCGTCGCTCTTCTACGAGATTTCGGTCCTGCGCCCCTTCGCCGAGAAAATCCTCCGCGAAGTGCCCGACACGGTGCCCGAATACGACGAAGCGCGCCGCATGCTGAAGTTCCTCGACAACTTCATCCCCATTCCGCCCGACGAGATTCCGCCCACCTCGATCCTGCGCGAATTCATCGGCGGCAGCAGTTTTCAATATTGAGAATCGTCCGCACGCCCCGGCGTCACCCGGACGCAAACCATGCAAGACAATAAACG contains these protein-coding regions:
- a CDS encoding DKNYY domain-containing protein codes for the protein MKKMIVVLLSAFALLSGGDACFAQVSAARHGGVHSGRDRRPEGYSKDSWTVYYRGLKVEGASASSFVDLGDGYGKDNWKVFYCGEEVKGASASSFESLGKGRGRDNWNTYLYGERQRANAKMTRTLGGGYSKDSWTVYYREREVEGAAAGSFVSLGGGYGKDAWTVFFQGRKVGGASASSFENIGKGYGKDAWSVYYRGEKIDGASPATFEVPSQRR
- the rplI gene encoding 50S ribosomal protein L9; its protein translation is MEVILIKDMENLGYANDIVNVKPGYANNYLIPQGYAKAATASAKKVLAENLRQRAHKDAKILADAQALAETIANLPLSLAVKAEEGKLFGTVTAADLAEALAAKGIELDRKVIVVDAIKTVGEYEAVAKLHKEVKAVIKFSVTAAE
- the rpsA gene encoding 30S ribosomal protein S1, whose product is MEETKTVVANENFDWNAFENDLGVYSQPKEEIAEAYDKTLSNVNVGEVVEGTVTGITKREVLVNIGYKSEGVIPVSEFRYNPDLAVGDKIEVYVESAEDKNGQLALSHKKARQLKSWDRVNEALEKDEIIKGYIKCRTKGGMIVDVFGIEAFLPGSQIDVKPIRDYDVYVDKTMEFKVVKINQEFRNVVVSHKALIEAELEAQKQVIMSKLEKGQILEGTVKNITSYGVFVDLGGVDGLIHITDLSWGRVNHPEEIVALDQKIQVVILDFDDAKKRIALGLKQLTAHPWEALDQNLKVGDKVKGRVVVMADYGAFVEIAPGVEGLIHVSEMSWSQHLRSAQEFMKVGDEVEAVILTLDREERKMSLGIKQLTPDPWENIETKYPVGTKCTAKVRNFTNFGIFVEIEEGIDGLIHISDLSWTKKVKHPGEFTSVGADIEVVVLEIDKENRRLSLGHKQLEENPWNEFENQFSVDSIHEGTITEMTDKGAVVALGENIEGFCPARQLTKEDGTTPKAGDKLDFKVIEFSKATKRITLSHVRTYEEAKRAEVAAEKAEKRAAADATKSTVKKINASVEKTTLGDIAGLAALKSAMEAAEAKNAKKAAAKEETEE
- the rpsF gene encoding 30S ribosomal protein S6; the encoded protein is MNNYETVFIVTPVLSDAQVQEVADKFQGVITENGGQIVNKESWGLRKLAYPIQKKTTGFYFLVEFTGEGMLINTLETQYRRDERIIRFLTFKQDKFAVEYSEKRRAKLSNKSEE
- the rpsR gene encoding 30S ribosomal protein S18 produces the protein MAQENKAQSEIRYLNPVSVDVKKKKYCRFKKLGIRYVDYKDGEFLKKFLNEQGKILPRRLTGTSQKFQKKVAQAVKRARHLAILPFVTDCMK
- a CDS encoding bifunctional metallophosphatase/5'-nucleotidase; the protein is MERILRTVLIVTAALAAACAPRERTLVLLSTNDMHAKIRNFPRLAAAVEACRDTAQLVVLVDAGDRWTGNAYVDRAATPGMPMIALMNRLGYDVATLGNHEFDHGQAFLGRMIDSMDFEVVCANVVSDTCSFPPLPPYTVLEEGGFRIGFVGVVTNYEGPGHPAGNASSFAGLTFPDPQQMALKYAAELRPKCDVLVLVSHMGDDRDRELLAGGASQYDVVIGGHTHEEVDTLIGGTLLTQTGKDLRNIGVTTIRMKGRKVAGVDFRLVPLAGYEPDPVFQKQVDACYANPELNRPMGEFGNAANKWGLANWMAGAVADGIDAEVGFYHIGGVRLDSIPAGGVSAASVYGLEPFGTLVAEMKMTPADMRRMIVSKYNDPVNVKEAHRIDLISTTPYVIVTDQADNALDVEFPKLREGKVYTVAVSDYVYKNYNDLNYTDGKITEEDVTGLLLEELEEDSPLRIDNTPRQRVRRK
- a CDS encoding nucleoside kinase, which codes for MADSIKVICDNLGGPIRVAMGTPLSDVAAQLTPGRYPFLAAFVNNRIKELNYKIYTPVTVRFVDITDFAGIRVYQRTSWFILQKAARTLFPGHTLHIRHSMGQSGFYCELEGLDEFTHEQAAALEGHMREVVAQNLPIERTKVLTSELRAIYAEQGFDDKTALLDTRPRLYSDLYTLDGTAGYFYGALAPSTGYIDRFCIEPYYKGFYLALPLRTNPGVLNKNVQQEKMFGIFQEYQSWVRIMGVPTVGDVNSKVLAGDAGGMIKLAEAFHERKFAWVADTIYDANLSRGVRIVLISGPSSSGKTTSAKRLGIQLGVLGLKPVLISLDDYFVDREKTPKDADGEYDYEALEAIDLELFNDHLRRLMRGESVDIPRYNFITGRRMQHNDPLTLDERSILIVEGIHGLNPRLTPGVPEEQKFRIYISCFTSVAMDNLSRIATTDNRLLRRLTRDYRQRGADALATLSRWASVRRGEEKHIFPYQENADVMLNSSLFYEISVLRPFAEKILREVPDTVPEYDEARRMLKFLDNFIPIPPDEIPPTSILREFIGGSSFQY
- a CDS encoding adenylate kinase, with protein sequence MINIVLFGAPGCGKGTQAQRLKAHYGIEHVSTGEVIRDEIRRGTELGRSMESYIKAGKLAPDEIVIGMIANYVAEHKHAKGCIFDGFPRTTVQAEEFDKILAGHGLQVDIMIDIHVPEEELIQRILLRGKDSGRADDASEEVIRGRLDVYRQQTAVVSDYYAAQGKYASVNGTGTMDDVFARITDVIAQL
- a CDS encoding DMT family transporter; protein product: MNRFKPHIALLICNIVWAMDYPFYNIVLPRYVHPMAMVSGSLIATALFSLVPLLWQKAEKVAKADVRKLIGAALLIGVLRKVFIMYGLSMTSPIDGSIIDTIVPLLVLLLSVLLGMDRFTKLKIAGLVLGMAGAVAVVLAGASSSHQHSHLWGNVMILLCACVTSLYMVWFKRLIAKYRITTVLRWLYCVAAVVALPFGLKEIVHTDYAAIAKHALFPTLFVLTVPTYLPNLMLNYALKSVPATVSSIYTYLQPVLAIAISVGMGLDKLHADTVIFALVIFVGVGLVLRSYSVPPRHVDPPTAAPH
- a CDS encoding ferritin-like domain-containing protein; the encoded protein is MNTKKNKKTDSPHFREFFLDQIKDVYWAEKHLSSGLKKMRKAATSPKLAAAFEKHIEETAGQIERLKRVFELLGKTPQAKKCEAMEGLVSEAESMIEDTRKDSYTRDAGLILAAQKAEHYEIASYGTLKVFAEMMGETEIARELGMILKEEVSTDSLLSCLAEEDVNEMAVAE